In one window of Phoenix dactylifera cultivar Barhee BC4 unplaced genomic scaffold, palm_55x_up_171113_PBpolish2nd_filt_p 000832F, whole genome shotgun sequence DNA:
- the LOC103703704 gene encoding sphinganine C4-monooxygenase 2-like produces the protein MMAFELSDEVLGTFVPIVVYWVFSGIYGLLGYLENYRLHPKGAEEEKNLASKGAVLKGVLLQQAVQIAVVFLMLKFISDESGVPKPQPSLLVMAWQFLIAMVVLDSWQYFGHRYMHVNKFLYKHIHSTHHALIVPYAYGALYNNPLEGLILDTIGGSLAFLLSGMTPRTGIYFFSFATIKTVDVHCGLWFPWNPLQWFFNNNCAYHDIHHQLRGNKYNFAQPFFVAWDKILGTHMPFVVEERKGGGFEARPVKY, from the exons ATGATGGCTTTCGAGCTCTCCGACGAAGTGTTGGGCACCTTCGTGCCGATCGTTGTGTATTGGGTGTTCTCGGGGATATATGGCTTGTTGGGCTACTTGGAGAACTACCGTCTCCACCCAAAGGGtgcagaagaggagaagaacctCGCCTCAAAAGGGGCTGTGCTTAAGGGTGTTCTCCTGCAGCAGGCCGTTCAGATCGCCGTCGTCTTCCTCATGCTGAAG TTCATCAGCGACGAAAGTGGGGTTCCGAAGCCGCAACCTTCGCTCCTCGTGATGGCATGGCAGTTCTTGATCGCCATGGTGGTGTTGGACTCATGGCAGTACTTCGGCCATCGATACATGCACGTCAACAAGTTCTTGTACAAGCACATCCACTCCACCCACCATGCACTTATCGTCCCCTACGCCTATGGAGCTCTATACAACAACCCGCTCGAAGGCCTGATTCTCGACACCATCGGTGGCTCGCTAGCCTTCCTTCTCTCCGGCATGACTCCCCGCACCGGCAtctacttcttctccttcgCCACCATCAAAACTGTCGACGTGCATTGTGGATTATGGTTTCCATGGAATCCACTCCAGTGGTTCTTCAACAACAACTGCGCCTATCATGACATTCACCACCAACTTAGAGGAAATAAGTACAACTTTGCGCAGCCCTTCTTCGTTGCTTGGGATAAGATTCTGGGCACCCACATGCCTTTTGTGGTTGAGGAGCGCAAGGGAGGGGGTTTCGAGGCCCGGCCGGTgaaatattaa